The genomic stretch CGCCAGCAAATACGATCGCGGACATGGCTTGGCTTTGCAGCATATTTAGTCCTGCTTCGATGGCATAAGAACCCGCTAAAATACCCCAAGGGATCACCGCAATACTCAACGGCATAGCTGCTAATGCCCCTTTTAATGCTGACTTTAGCTTTGATTTCTGTTTGGAGTCGGGCGCTTGTTCTGAGTCGGCTTGTTGATCCTGCATCGTGTTGTCCTTGCGATAGCGAGTAAATAGGCAGATATAAATAATTATGCTTTGTGAGTTATGGGGTCGATAATTTTAAACTGGTAATGATTTAGGTAAGAATATTGTATAACAATAAATATTTATGCAATATTTTAATTTTAACGATTAAATGTAGAGTATTGTTCTAGTTGTGATGACTGTCGCGCAATAAAAAACCCAGCAAGCTGGGTTTTTTTATTTTTTAACCAGCATTGGGTAATGCCGATTGCGTAATGATCATCGAGCTAGGGATCTAGCGCGGTGATATTAGTGCTGTGCTTTGTGCTCGCCAGTGCCAAAGTGCCAGTCGTAGTGGAAGCTTTGACTTGCATCTTGATCTTTACGACGGTAAGTATGGCCACCAAAGTAGTCACGCATCGCTTGGATAAGGCTTGCTGAAGAATCTGCTTCACGGTAGCAATCATAGTAGCTCATTGCTGCGCTAATTGATGGCATTGGCATACCTTGCATGATCGCTTTCGCTAATACTTCACGCCACGCCATTTGGCTTTCTGCAAGGGTATTAGTGAAACGTTCCGCTAACATTAGGTTCAATAGCTCAGGTTCAGCTTGGTAAGCTTTCGAGATATCATCTAAGAAGTGAGCGCGGATCACGCAACCTGCACGCCATATTTTTGCAATCGCAACGTAATCTAATGTCCAGTTATGTTCTTTTTCTGCCGCAGTCATTAATTCAAAACCTTGTGCGTAGCTACAGATTTTTGAACAGTATAGTGCGTCAGATAATTTTTCTAACCATACGTTACGATCTTCGATAGAAACTGCAGGGCCTGCAAGTTTCGTCGCGCCAACCTGACGGATAGATTTTTGAGTACTTAGGCAACGTGCAAATACAGATTCTGCAATTGCGTTTGCTGGTACGCCAAGCTCTAGCGCTTCACGTGCAGTCCAGTTACCAGTGCCTTTTTGGCCAGCTTGATCCATGATCACGTCAACCATAGGTTTGCCAGTTGCTTCGTCAACAACTTTCAGGATGTTACCTGTGATTTCGATAAGGTAGCTTTGTAGCTTGCCTTTATTCCATTCACTGAATACTTCACCCACTTCAACAGCGGACACGCCTAAGATTTGACGCATAAATTGCACAACTTCGGCAATCATTTGCATGTCAGCGTATTCAATACCGTTATGTACCATTTTAACAAAGTGGCCAGAACCGATTGGACCAATATATTCAGCGCAAGGCTCGCCTTCAGGTAATGGTTGCTCTACTTTGGTACGTGCAATCTCAACACCTGTTACAGGATCCACTTTCGCAGACATTGCTTGCCACATAGGTTTTAGCCATTCCCATGCTGCTTTATCACCACTTGGCATAAGTGATGGACCGAAACGAGCGCCAACTTCACCACCAGAGATAGCACAAGTGAAGAAGTTAAACTTTCCGGCATAAGAATCCGCACGGGCAATTGAATCACGCCATTGACTATTACCTGTATCAACAACAATGTCGCTTGCTTCTAAGCCAGCTGCAATTAAGTCATTACAAATAATATCAACAACCGGGCCTGCTGGAACAGAAAGTACGATACGACGTGGTGTATCTAGTTGTTGAATAAGCTCTGCAAGATCAGCAACGGCAATTAATTTTGCTGCTGTTAATGGTTGATGACGTTTAACGATATCTGTACGACGCGCTTCGTTAATGTCAAAAGCGGCAACCGAGAAACCACGTTCTGCTAAGTTTAATGCCATGTTGGCACCCATTACGCCTAAACCTATTACTGCAATATCAATATTATTGTTCATCTGTTCCTCTGTGCCTTGGCAAGTCATGAAGGTGAGAATTGGCTAATGCCTGATTGTTTAAGGCATGATATAGAAAGTAGCAAAAGATACAATGTTAACGCTATCGTTATTTATCTTTTTCATCCAAATCATACTTTTTCATAAACTAATTTTAAATCATTAAAATTGATATGGTTAATCTGCATTGCCTTATGAGAGATACCTCACACTATCCTTGTTTGCTGAAATTTAAGATTGGTTCTTTCCTGCTCAATTATATAAATATAGCTAAAATTACTAATATATTTATACAAACGTCTTTGTGTGTATATATATAAACATAGCTGTAACATCGAAATGTCTAAGTATTAACAAATATGTTAAAAATCATACGTTTTTGCTAATTTAAAGTTAATTTAAAAGTTTATTTACCCTTAATTTTAGATAGGTATAATGTGGTAAGTATTTTATAACTAAGGATATTAGGCGTATGAGTTCCAACAGTCGCAAGTCTGGTCGAGTGACCTTACAAGATGTTGCAAATAAAGTAGGCGTTACTAAAATCACAGTCTCTAGAGCGATTCGTACTCCCGAGAAAGTATCGGAATCACTACGCTTAACTATCCATAAAGCCATAGATAAAATGGGCTACGTCCCTAATCGTGCCGCGAGCATGTTAAGTGCCAAGCAAAGTAAAACGGTTGTATTGATCGTGCCGTCATTATCTAACGGTGTATTTGCTGATGTTGTACGCGGTATTAATGATGTGATGTTAGGGCAAGGCTTCCAGATCTTATTAGGTCATTCTGGTTACTCCCTATTAGAAGAAGAGCGCTTAATCGAAACCTATCTACAGTTTGGTATTGATGGCATCATTATTTCAGGCACGCACCACACTGAACGCAGCAATCGGTTATTACGTAAATCTAACTTGCCCGTTGTCGAGATCATGGAATGTAATAATAACGCCATTGATATGTCGGTTGGTTTAGACCATGCGCAAGCGGGTTATAAGATGACAGAGCACCTCATTGGTAAAGGTTATAAAAACATTGGCTTTGCTGGTGCACGCATGGATTTACGTGCGCAACTGCGTTTAGACGGTTGGCGTAAAGCAATTTGGGAAGCTGAATTGAGTGATGAGCGCGTCGTAACGAGTAACTATTCGTCTAATTATCAAATGGGCGCGGATATGTTAACTGAAATACTAGGTGAATGGCCTGATACAGATTGTATCTTCTTCTGTAATGATGATTTAGCTGCGGGTGCTTTGTTTGAGTGTCAACGTCGTAATCTTAAAGTACCGAAGGATATTGCCATCGTTGGTTTTAACGATCTTGATATCTGCAGTGCAACAAATCCTAAATTAACCTCTGTGTCTATTCCTCGTTTCGATATTGGTGAGCAAGCGGCGACTATGTTACTTAAAAAAATTAATGATGAACCAATTGAAAATATGCATTTAGATCTCGGTTTTATTATTTCTGAACGTGGAAGTACTTAAGCTATGCTTATAACACTTGTATTTTTTTGTGTTAACGGTAACATTGCAGTTGGTTGATTTAACGTAATGTTAAGAAGTAGATAATATGAAAGGTAGAAGTATTATTGTCATGGGCGTTTCAGGTAGCGGAAAGTCCACGATCGGATTAAAAATTGCACAGCAGCTTGGCGTTAAATTTATTGACGGTGATGATCTGCACCCGAAAGCTAACATTTTAAAAATGGCCGCGAGCCAGCCTTTAAATGATGCCGACCGTAAACCTTGGTTAGAGCGTATCCGTGATGCGTGTTTTAGTATTGAGCAGAAGAATGAAATAGGTGTGATAGTTTGCTCGGCATTACGCAAAGATTACCGTGATCAAATACGTGATGGTAATAAGGCTGTTACTTTTATTTATTTAGACGGTAGTTTTGATTTAATTTTAACCCGTATGAAAGCAAGAGCAGGGCACTTTTTTAGTGGCGATGACATGTTACGAAGTCAATTTAATACGCTAGAGTTACCTTTAAAAGGTGAAAAGGACGTACTTTCAGTGCCAATTAACGGCACCATTGATGACATAGTAACACTCAGTATTGAGGCTTTAAAGCGTGACTAGGCTGATGATGTTGAACTGATATTCGATAATTTATAAAATCCAAACGTCTTTATAAAATACCATAATGGTCATATTTTAACCAAAATATGACCATTTTTTTTATCTAGCAAATAAACCTTCAAATGAAACTAGAAAGTTGTACATATGTAATAATAGTGACTTAAAAGTTGAATATATCCGACGAATTTATGCGAAAATGTGATATTACCCCTAGAGTTTAACTGTTTTGGGGAGTAAGATTGCCAGCAGTTACCGGTAACATAAAAATTAACATGTAAAGTTAACATGTAAAGTTAACATAACAATCATTATCGGGTTTATCAGAAACAAGGATACCGCTACGAATGAAAACGATTTCTAAAACAATTATTGCAGCGTCAGTTGCAACATTAATGAGTGCTTCTGCATTCGCTGCTGAATTTAATTTTAAATTCCAATCTTCTGATCCATCAGGTGAGAAGAATTTCCAAGTGCAACAAGCATGGGCTGATCAGTTAGAGAAAGACACTGACGGCCGTATTGATGTCACTATGTTACCTGTAGGTGCTGTTATTAAGCACACAGAAACATTGGATGGTATTAAATTTGGTGTTTTACAAGGTCACATTACAGCAACGGGTTTCTTTGCTGGTAAAGATCCTGCATTCGGCTTGATGGGGAACACTGTTGGCGCTTGGTCTGAACCAGAACAATTATTAGATTACATGTATAACGGCGGCGGTAACGAGCTAATGCGTGAAATCTACAAACCATACGGTATCTACTATATTGGCGCATCAGCAACAGGGCTTGAAGCGTTTGTTTCTAAAGTACCACTTAATGGCGTTGCCGATCTTAAAGGTCTTAAGTTACGTGCACCTGAAGGTCTAGTACAACAAGTATTTGCTGCTGCAGGCGCTTCACCAGTTAACTTACCGGGCTCTGAAGTATTTACTGGTCTAAGCAAAGGCGTTATTGATGCTGCAGATTACACGGTATTCTCAACGAACCATAAAGCGGGTCTAAATGATGTAGCACCACATCCCGTCTATCCTGGTTTCCATTCTTTGCCTGCAATTGAAGTATCAATCAGTGCTAAATCGTGGAACAAACTACCAGCTGATTTACAAAAAATCATGCAAGATTCAGTTAAAACGTTTGCTTATACTATGGTTGACACCTTGAAAAAAGCAGATGCAGAAGCGGTTGCTGAAGCAATGGCAGATCCAAAAATTACTGTACATGACTGGCCTGCTGAAGAACGTAAAAAGTTCCGTACTATTGCACGTAGCCAATGGGAAGTTTACGCAAAACGTTCTCCAAACGCGCAAAAAGTATATGACTCAGTTACTGCACATTTAAAAGCGAAAAACTTACTGTAATTTAAGTAAATGTTATACCTGAAGGCTGCGCTGCAGCCTTTTTTTCCACTTAGAAGATGAAAAAATCGATGAGTAATCCAGAAGAACTGCAACCAAGAAACCGCCTCGATGCCGGCATTATATGGGCTGGCAATGCAATCAGTGTGTTGTTTCTGTTTACGGTATTAATATCGTTTTATGAAGTACTGATGCGTTATGTATTTAATGCGCCGACGATTTGGGTACATGAAACTGC from Moritella marina ATCC 15381 encodes the following:
- a CDS encoding gluconokinase, whose protein sequence is MKGRSIIVMGVSGSGKSTIGLKIAQQLGVKFIDGDDLHPKANILKMAASQPLNDADRKPWLERIRDACFSIEQKNEIGVIVCSALRKDYRDQIRDGNKAVTFIYLDGSFDLILTRMKARAGHFFSGDDMLRSQFNTLELPLKGEKDVLSVPINGTIDDIVTLSIEALKRD
- the gndA gene encoding NADP-dependent phosphogluconate dehydrogenase, whose protein sequence is MNNNIDIAVIGLGVMGANMALNLAERGFSVAAFDINEARRTDIVKRHQPLTAAKLIAVADLAELIQQLDTPRRIVLSVPAGPVVDIICNDLIAAGLEASDIVVDTGNSQWRDSIARADSYAGKFNFFTCAISGGEVGARFGPSLMPSGDKAAWEWLKPMWQAMSAKVDPVTGVEIARTKVEQPLPEGEPCAEYIGPIGSGHFVKMVHNGIEYADMQMIAEVVQFMRQILGVSAVEVGEVFSEWNKGKLQSYLIEITGNILKVVDEATGKPMVDVIMDQAGQKGTGNWTAREALELGVPANAIAESVFARCLSTQKSIRQVGATKLAGPAVSIEDRNVWLEKLSDALYCSKICSYAQGFELMTAAEKEHNWTLDYVAIAKIWRAGCVIRAHFLDDISKAYQAEPELLNLMLAERFTNTLAESQMAWREVLAKAIMQGMPMPSISAAMSYYDCYREADSSASLIQAMRDYFGGHTYRRKDQDASQSFHYDWHFGTGEHKAQH
- a CDS encoding TRAP transporter substrate-binding protein codes for the protein MKTISKTIIAASVATLMSASAFAAEFNFKFQSSDPSGEKNFQVQQAWADQLEKDTDGRIDVTMLPVGAVIKHTETLDGIKFGVLQGHITATGFFAGKDPAFGLMGNTVGAWSEPEQLLDYMYNGGGNELMREIYKPYGIYYIGASATGLEAFVSKVPLNGVADLKGLKLRAPEGLVQQVFAAAGASPVNLPGSEVFTGLSKGVIDAADYTVFSTNHKAGLNDVAPHPVYPGFHSLPAIEVSISAKSWNKLPADLQKIMQDSVKTFAYTMVDTLKKADAEAVAEAMADPKITVHDWPAEERKKFRTIARSQWEVYAKRSPNAQKVYDSVTAHLKAKNLL
- a CDS encoding LacI family DNA-binding transcriptional regulator, whose amino-acid sequence is MSSNSRKSGRVTLQDVANKVGVTKITVSRAIRTPEKVSESLRLTIHKAIDKMGYVPNRAASMLSAKQSKTVVLIVPSLSNGVFADVVRGINDVMLGQGFQILLGHSGYSLLEEERLIETYLQFGIDGIIISGTHHTERSNRLLRKSNLPVVEIMECNNNAIDMSVGLDHAQAGYKMTEHLIGKGYKNIGFAGARMDLRAQLRLDGWRKAIWEAELSDERVVTSNYSSNYQMGADMLTEILGEWPDTDCIFFCNDDLAAGALFECQRRNLKVPKDIAIVGFNDLDICSATNPKLTSVSIPRFDIGEQAATMLLKKINDEPIENMHLDLGFIISERGST